The region TCTGGCGGATGAAACGGCTTTGTAATGTAGGCATCCGCTCCCTGCTTCATGCCCCAGTAGCGATCGAAATCTTCGCTCTTGGTCGTGCAGACTAAGACAGGTAAGTCCTTTGTTTTAGCTTCGTTCTTAATCCATCGGCACAGCTCATACCCATTCATCTGAGGCATGATGAGGTCAGTAATCACAAGGTCAGGAAGACGCTGCTGGATTTTTTCCTGCGCCTCCACCCCGTTAGTGGCTTCTATCACCTCAATTCCCTGATCCCTCAGCAACTCAGACAGCATGTGCCGCAGCGTTTGGCTGTCATCCACAATCAGAACCGTACTCATAAATTAATGATCTGCCCTCAGACGTCCTGAACGATACGGTAAACGCTATCCCACGCGCAAGGCAGGTTCCATCCACAACGGAGACTATAGTCGTAGCCCAGCGAAAACCACCAAGCCTACGGTTAGCAACCTGAGAGTACTTCGGAGTGCAGTCGTTGAAATGCCTACAAACAGAAGAAAAAACATGCTAAGTCCAGTATATCC is a window of Synechococcales cyanobacterium T60_A2020_003 DNA encoding:
- a CDS encoding response regulator encodes the protein MSTVLIVDDSQTLRHMLSELLRDQGIEVIEATNGVEAQEKIQQRLPDLVITDLIMPQMNGYELCRWIKNEAKTKDLPVLVCTTKSEDFDRYWGMKQGADAYITKPFHPPELLRTVRRLLRGDR